TATACATTGAAGTTTGTTAACAGATTGTATTTAACACCAACGAAACGTTTTAAGATTAAATTTGCCCCGACTGCTCACTGTGTCCCCTAAATCAGGTAGGCACATTCCTTCATAGGATGTGTGATTGCCCTGCAGTTAAATGCTTATGGGTCAAAGTTACTCCATTTCAAAGTGAATGAATGTAAATATTCAATGCTTTGCATCTACTATGTTACTTAATGACTCAATAAATCAGAGACAATTACTGCTGGCAGGCAGCACTGCCGGAAAAAAAGATGTTGGCTCTTATATGGCATTCACCTCACTCTCTCCCAATTCGCCAGTGGATAcagttactattattactattaagtTACAACATTAGAATTATCAACAGTGAGAATGAATGGTGCGTGACAAAGAACAATTGAGGCCTTGAAAAATATACTTGACTCTGTAAACCTTTGCAAACGCtcctataacaacctccactgttctgggaaggctttccactagatgctgcggggacttgcttccaatcagccacaagaccattagtgTGGTCGGGCActgtggtccaattcatcccaaaggtgtttgatggggttaaggtcaaggctctgtgcaggccagtcaagttcttcttgacaaaccatttctgtatggacctcactttgtgcacaggggcattgtcatgctgaaactggaaagggcttccccaaactgttaccataAAGTTggacacagaatcgtctagaatgtcattgtatgctgtagcgttaagatttcccttcactggaactaaggggcctggccCGATCCATGAAAAActgcctcagaccattattcctcctcccccaaactttacagttgacactatgcattggggcaggtagcgttctcctggcatccggcaaacccagatttgtcagtcagactgccagatggtgaagcgcgaTTCATCAATCCAGAGAACGTGTTCCCACTGGTCCAGAGTCCTATGGCAGCAAGGTTTGCAcaactccagctgacacttgccATTGCAcatgttgatcttaggcttgtgtgcggctgctcggccatggaaacccatttcatgaagctcccgatgaacacttcttgtgctgactttgcttccagaggcagttttagaactcggtagtgagtgttgcaaccgaggacagacgactctagcgactccttgtggtgggccggccACCTGCAAGCTAacttcacatacactgctgccatctagtggcgaAATGATCTAAGTTGCCCCTGAGCTGAAATGTatggccttatggcctttctcttgcatttcaaagttgatgttacaaaaaataaaaatgtttttttttgtatgatcttttaccaaatctaatgtgttatattctcctacattaatttcacatttccacaaatgtcaagtgtttcctttcaaatggtatcaaaaatgtgcatatccttgcttcaggtcctgagctaccgGTAGtttgatttgggtatgtcattttaggagaaaattgaaaaaaagggtccaatCCTTAAAAGGTCAAGGCatacctgctaattgaaatgcattccaggtgactgcctcatgaagctggttgagagaacgccaagagtctgcaaagctgtcatcaaggcaaagggtggctactttgaagaatctgacttttatttaaccattttttggttactacaggatttcttatttcatagttttgacatcttcactattattctacaatgtagaaaatagtaaaaataaagaaaacccatgaatgagtaggtgtgtttaaGCTTAACTATTAAATTATGTGAATTTGTGCATGTAGCCTACCCCAAcaacaacattttaaaatgaataaaGATTttgtccaacaacaacaaaaaagtctaCAACACAATAAAGATGAAAAGATTGAGGCTATTCACAGAAAGTATTTCAAAGGTACTTGACCCACTTACTAGGGCAGTCATTTTAAACAATCATTGCTAACCTTGAGCGTGGGTTGTGAATCACACTTTAtaaaacattttcaaatattaattgagcaacattttgaaatgttatatTTTAGTCCATTGATCCAGGTGGATTTCTCTCTCAGAAGAGAGTGCCCTTGAAGGCGTGTTCAGAGTCCAATCTCTAATCTTGTCCAGTCATTGTTCATTCCCCACATTATTCACACACCACCCCAGTTGGTATAAGTACTAGCAGGTACTAGTGTCCTTTCCTGGGAGTGTTCTATGAGATGGGCCATTCTAGCTTGGACAAGGCTACTTACCCGTGGTTATGTTAGTGTTTTAGGAATAGGTCACCATCATAAAGGGCACTTGGTGTTACAGAAGTCTCCTGACTGAAACAGGTTGTAGACATTTACCAGTGGGAACATGATGGCAGAGCCCAGCAGAGAGCCTGTCTGTGCCGCTGCTCCACACCACACCAGGGCGCTGTGGCTCTCATCTCTGAAGATGACACCCACCATCACCTTGACATAAGACAGTATCCCTGTGAAGAAGACCCACGACAGCACCTGAGGGTTTCAAGGTAACATTATCAGCAATGTTCCCTCAAATGTTTTTCATCACtaagcaaatttcaggtctgctgaaatttctgtgcaacttccggcacacatttactgtgaacactcaggttgtacccactttaagttgaTGTTGTACAAACAGTCCAATTCAAAGGGAATGGCACAGATCCAAATATGGCAATTGTCAATTTGCATACAGCCCTACttcagctctgattggttatggtgcaccggtctgtgtagagtacatgCCTGAGTCCTGCCTggcaatgcaatagaatcctaactctacaacaaaatctcttgcatagttcgtTTTGTTTCTGTATGTTGCAGTTGAGGCTCACATCCACTACAAAAACTATGGTAtttgcctacggagcagcaagaggaactaccCCCCCTAACTTCAGGCTatactcaaaccctacacccaaACCTGAGCAATACGTTCTGCCACCTACAGAACGGCAGCTCCCGCTCatcccagtcaaagctcttctctgtcctggcaccccaaagGTGGAACCAGCTacccccctgaagctaggacagcagagtccctgcccattttatgaaaacatctgaaaccatacctcttcaaagagtatcttaaataatcccacatcAGCTCCCCCAAACAAAAACAAGTGCCTATTATAAACTAATACTCGCACTTGACTTCTCCCCTCCTGCtcgcactgactttgctgatagctactttattgaggaaaaatggacttactatgactgagatatgtggttgtcccacctagctatcttaagataagtctctctggataaaagcgtctgctaaattactaaaatgtaaatgttttctcGGTATAGTTATTGTAGATCATTGGTATTCCAGAAAATAATAGGTGATAGCATCTTCCAAACATGACAGCAACAACTTTGTCACTATTCCTTTTCTGCAATAACAAGGATCAATGAACTGACAGAGAGCCAACCCTTTCTTAGAAAGTGTCCCTGGACTGAGACCTACAGTATCTCTACAGGTGGTGTGTTACTCACTATGATGGCTTCTCCTAGTGCGGAGCCttgtagtagtggacatggactCATGGTGGCCATTGCCATGTTGTATCCTCCAAAGACTGATCCAATGAGACACAGTACACCCAGGAGCACTAGTGACCTAAACAGAGACTCAGAACAGGAACTGGTTAGGTACCTGTATCTGAAGTAAAGACATTCTAGATAACCACAGAGATAGTGAGGGAAAGCTGAATTACTTTTATAATATACTAGTATAtgccatatatttttttaccttagcATGCTGTAAAATGTGTCAACCTTTAACAGTGGAAAGCTATTTCAACCATAATAATCCATTTATAGAGAGTTACTGAGGTTTTACCTTTTAGGAAAAAACATGGCGACTATACAGGCCACTGGATTGGCACAGGATGCCAGAGCAGCCGACAGGTGATATGCCAGGTTACCGTAGGGCATACAGGAGTATGTCTGCACCGAGGTCAAGAGGCCGTTAGTCGCCCCATTCACCCAGACCACCATGAAATAGATAAAAGTTAACTGAAAAACAGAGTGGCCTGATTTAGCCAGCTGTGGTCTGGCCTGACCTGATTCCTCACTGTGGCATTTTGGGTTTGAGTTCTCCCCTTCAGTCACTGCTCCATGGTTGTCTAGTCCGGAGCAGACTGACGCCACTGTGTCAGTGTCTGGAACCAAGTTCTCCGTGGACAGTTCAAAGGTACGTGGGAGCCTGTTTAGTGCAGAGAATGCTGCCAGGCTGATGCACATCATGGCCGCCAGGAAGAAGAAAAACACCTCGGTGGAGAAGTTGGGCGGTAGAAACTGGGTCTGGACAATGTACATATCCTCTTCAGTGAGGTTACCAGAGGACTGAGTGGCATTCACACACTTGGCCATGCCGACGCCCTGGCCGAGAGCCACCAGACCAGGGATAAAGCCACTCAGGCCTTCTCCAATGAAGTAGGTGGTGATGTAGTGGGCTGGTAGCTGCATCATGAAGGGCAGGAAGGTGACAGAGGAGGTGCAGTCCACCAAGGCCAGGAAGAAGGTGAGGATAAAGAAGGCTGTGCTCCGAGATGCAGCCGCCACCACTGTGGTCTCATCCCAGGAGAACGCCAGAAGTATACAGGCCAGGACACCTATGGACAACACACAGTAGATGGCAGCTCTCTCCTTCAGACGGCCCGGACACAGCTTGTGCATGAGAGTGACCAGCAGAGGCCCCAGGTTGGCGAGCTGGATGATAACGGTCAGGTAAGATGGTAGTTCCCAGCCCTCGGGGAGAGTGTTAACGATGAGGGGGAGCTCCACCCACAGGCCATTGACAGCCACCCAGGAGCCAAGGCCGAAGCAGCAGGCCAGCAAATGGATCCGCAAAGACATGGCTGTATTGTTGCTGCTCCCAGTCAGGTCAGGTGAGGTAGTCTTCTGGAGGAATTTCTGATCTGAAGTGAAGATCTCTCTGAACAGTTTCAACCCGGCCAGCCTTCAGAGCCTAGAAAGAGAGGAAATATCGAGATACCAGTAATACTGAAAGACATTGCTGCTAAAACGATCAAATTACAgtaggggaaaaaagtatttagtcagccaccaattgtgcaagttctcccacttaaaaaggtgagagaggcctgtaattttcatcataggtacacttcaactatgacagacaaaattagaaaagaaatcctgaaaatcacattgtaggatttttaatgaatttatttgcaaattatggtggaaaataagtatttagtcacctacaaacaagcaagatttctggctctcacagacctgtaacttcttctttaaggggctcctctgtcctccactcgttacctgtattaatggcacctgtttgaacttgttatcagtataaaagacccctgtccacaacctcaaacagtcacactccaaactccactatggccaagaacaaagagctgtcaaaggacaccagaaacaacattgtagacctgcaccaggctgggaagactgaatctgcaataggtaagcagcttggtttgaagaaatcaactgtgggagcaattattaggaaatggaagacatacaaaaccactgataatctccctcgatctggggctccatgcaagatctcacttcgtaagaagcatttcaaggtcctggagtggcctagccagtctccagatctcaactccatagaaaatctttggagggagttgaaagtccgtgttgcccagcaacagccccaaaacatcactgctctagaggagatctacatggaggaatgggccaaaataccagcaacagtgtgtgaaaaccttgtgaagacttacagaaaacgtttgacctctgtcattgccaacaaagggtatataacaaagtattgagataaacttttgttattgaccaaatacttattttccaccataatttgcaaataaattcataaaaaatcctacaatgtgattttctggattttttccttctcattttgtctgtcatagttgaagtgtacctatgatgaaaattacaggcctctcgcatctttttaagtgggagaacttgcacaattggtggctgactaaatacttttttgccccactgtagattaAGGATCAAATGACTAGGACAATAATTATGCGAGTAAAAGTATTAATGTCAGTACTGTAGTACCAAATCTCTCTGAAAGGATCTATCAACTGGTAGGCATTGACCTATAGCCTGAATCATCAATAATGATTAACCAAGAGCAAATATCACATTGTTATTGTGGGCTTACCAAATTTGTTCTTAGTTACTGAAAGTGCATTCCTATTGTCATTGGAATTTGGTCTTTAACTTTTAACCAAACAGCTGTGCTATTTTACACTGTAACTTTAGTCATACAGGGTGAAGCAACCTGTTATAAGCAGATCTAGTTAAACTGATGCTCTCGGCTGTGTTTAGACaggtagcccaattctgatcttttaaTTCACCAAAttagtattttgaccaatcagatgagCTCTGAGAAATATCTAATgtgaaaatatctgatgtgattggtcaaaagaccaattagtggaaaaaatatcataATTGGGCAGCCTGTGTGTGCCCTATATTTTATGCACAGGGTGTTGCTCAACAAGGGTGCAAATGTCACACTTCACACTTTGAAATTACTGGTTTAGTTATTTAGTTACACTGATTACCTCAAAGTCAAGAACATCTACCTAACTGTGGAGCTGGAGTAGTGATTATCAGATGTATTGTATTTTAAATGAATACACAGATGAGACCATTGAGGAGACCATGAAACCTTGAGACAATACTAGCAATATAACGTAAGTATTTCAATCTACTCTACACAGTCGCATGTCAACCAGCTGAAGTCATTTTCACTTCCCTAACACATGGTCTAGAAATACAACATGCCACAAGGCAGTGGGGGCCAGCATGGCCAGCCAGATGCCTGATGACCACCTAgatcacacaggacacacaaTACGACTCgtgacactgacactccaaacCGTGAACTGGCTCAAGCTGCTGAACATCACATGCTGTTCCCAAAGTGGCAAATGTTTCATTGCTGAACCAGAAATTATATCCGTTTCATATCAACCATTGTCTGTTAAGATGCATCTATACGTAAATTGATACACTTAAGCTTTCATTTTTGTTCCATTGCTTGACTTTAGAGCACAATACAACATTTTTTAAACAACTCATAGGAATCAAGAAGATAAAAAATTGTACTCACAGGTTTTTTGAGCCACTGGGTGGATGCCCTATTGAGGAATCCAacttcctccctctcatcccataTATAGAGCTTTTTTGGGACAATGTGACCggcttcctctctccttcacacgcAGGCTGGAGGATAAACTAGGAAACTACTGCCTTGTGGGTAGTTCAGAGTCCAGTCCAGCAGTCAGCTCCACCGTGTTAGATTAAACTCAACTGTGTCCTTTTTAAGTCTGTGCAACAGTCATAAAGTCAGACATAGTAGAGATGGGACGTCCCATTCCTCCGCCTGCCCGGCCGCGTGAGACTAATGGGAGACCTAAGGTCCATTTTCTCATTCCacaattacagtgcatttgggaaagtattctgaccccttcactttttccacattttgttacattacatccttattctaaaatggattcaatagttgtTTTACcccctgatcaatctacacacaataccccataatgacaaagcaaaacaggtatATACATTTaaccaaatgtattacaaataaaaaacagaaatattacatttacattcgtaagtattcagaccctttactcaatactttgttgaagcactttaggcagcgattacagccttcttgagtatgacgctacaagattggaacacctgtatttggggagtttctcccatcctctcaagccctgtcaggttggatggggagcacgctgcacagctattttcaattctctccagagatattagatcgggttcaagtcctcgctctggctgggcccctctTGCAGGGCCAATTACGGGCTCTCGCTtctggacattcagagacttgacctgaagccactcctgcattgtctagGCTGTGTGCTCAGGATCATTGTCCTGTCGCCCCAGGCTGGGGTACTGAGCaagctggagcaggttttcatcaaggatctcgctgtatttcgctccgttcatctttccctcaatcctgactagtctccaagtccctgccgctgaaaaaaatccccacagcatgatgctgccaccaccatgcttcaatgtagggatggtattggccaggtgatgagtggtgcctggtttcctccagacgtgaccgtgacacttggcattcacgccaaagagttcaatcttggtttcagagccctttaggtgccttttggcaaactccatgtgccttttactgaggagtgatttccgtctggtcactctaccatgaaggcctgattggtggagtgctgcagagatgattgttcttctagaaggttatcccatctccacagaggaactctggagctctgtcacagtgatcattgggttcttggtcacatccctgaacaaggcccttctccctcgattgctcagtttggccgggcagccagctctaggaagtcttgacggtttcaaacttcttccatttaagaatgatggaggccactgtgttcttggggatcttcaatgctgcagaaatgttttggtacccttccccagatctgagtctcgacacaatcctgtctcagagctcaacggacaattccttcgacctcatggcttgggttttgctctgacatgcacttctTTTTTGGTATATTGGCGTTCATAACAATTATATGTGCATTCTACCACCTAATGTACAGGTTGGTAATGAGGATACAAAAAGGGAAAATTATACAAGGTAAAAAATAAGTTCCAAACAAACCATCAGTAATGAAATGTTAAACTAAATCAGCCTGCTTCTGTGTTTTAATCAGGTCCTCACACAGGCTCAGAAGGATCCTGTGAGGGCGGGACATTTCCTGACGACAGTAGTCCTTGAGGTGCTGTTAAGTCTTTCTTGGAGGCCCAAAAACCTCTCGGCTGCAGATATAATGATGTCTATCTTCTTGGACACTTGTGCAGTACAATTAAAAACTGTGGCTATAAATGCTACAAAATCCACCATCTTCACAATAAGTGTATCCAGATCACTTGAGTGACGTATAACATTTACAACTGGTTGTGGTCCATCCACCACCATATCTTCATCAGAACTGTGGCCTCTTGCCCCTTTCAACGCTCTTCACCGCCTTCACAGAGGAGATTTTGCTGTACAGCCCTGATGTTTGACCCCTCAACctccttcaccctaacagggcTCTCAGGGAATTTGGAAATATGATCCTCACCACAGTTGCAACATTTAACATTTACATAACATATTCCTTCCGTCTGCAAACGCTTGACACATGGTCAAACTTTTTACACTTCTGGTTTTACTGCATATCTTATATATTCAAACTTTTTACATAGGGTGGAAAAAGGCTCATCGaacataaataatacaaatacactTTGCTTTTTTTCTCCTCCCATTCTCCGTATGTCAAGCGACATGCATACACTACTTCTGGAATTTTTGGCCAAAGATATTGACCCACAATGCACGCTCCTTTTTCTCTTTAGATACACACGATATCAACACCATACAACTCCTGGTTACTTTGACTGCATCCACTTTTCTCTGTGCCTTCTTGCCATCCCCGTGACTTCAAAGGGGTTTCCCAAATAAACATCCTTAACCAAAAATCGTACAAGAAATATCCATCAGGTCATTTTCCACAACAATTTTAGCAATTTTTGTTCCATTCTTGGACTAAACTGTTGTCCACTCATCTTTCTCGCTAACTGTACTTGCCCTGCTTTCAGCTTCAAAATACCCCtttaatgacaaaacaaacaggttttttaaaatgtttgcacattttaaaaaataagaacagaaataccttatttacataagtattcagaccctttgctatgagattcaaaattgagctcaggtgcaacctgttttcattgatcatccttgagatgtttctacaacttgggagtctacctgtggtaaattaaattgattgggcatgatttggaaaggcacagttgacagtgtactccagtgtatgattggcctatttattgccttacctccttacttcatttgcacacactgtatacagatttttctattgttattgattgtacgtttgtttatcccatgtgtaactctgtttttggcgcactgctttgctttatcttggccaggtcgcagttgtaaaagagaacttgttctcaactggcctacctgattaaataaaggtgaaataaaataaaattttcaAAAGTGTGGAACTACCAaggcttttcctagagctggccgcaccagccaaactgagcaatcgggggagaagggccttggtcagggaagtgaccaagatcccgatggtcactgacagagctcctctggagat
This genomic stretch from Oncorhynchus kisutch isolate 150728-3 linkage group LG24, Okis_V2, whole genome shotgun sequence harbors:
- the slc52a3-1 gene encoding solute carrier family 52, riboflavin transporter, member 3-A, encoding MSLRIHLLACCFGLGSWVAVNGLWVELPLIVNTLPEGWELPSYLTVIIQLANLGPLLVTLMHKLCPGRLKERAAIYCVLSIGVLACILLAFSWDETTVVAAASRSTAFFILTFFLALVDCTSSVTFLPFMMQLPAHYITTYFIGEGLSGFIPGLVALGQGVGMAKCVNATQSSGNLTEEDMYIVQTQFLPPNFSTEVFFFFLAAMMCISLAAFSALNRLPRTFELSTENLVPDTDTVASVCSGLDNHGAVTEGENSNPKCHSEESGQARPQLAKSGHSVFQLTFIYFMVVWVNGATNGLLTSVQTYSCMPYGNLAYHLSAALASCANPVACIVAMFFPKRSLVLLGVLCLIGSVFGGYNMAMATMSPCPLLQGSALGEAIIVLSWVFFTGILSYVKVMVGVIFRDESHSALVWCGAAAQTGSLLGSAIMFPLVNVYNLFQSGDFCNTKCPL